The nucleotide sequence CACGTTCGTCTCCTACGGCGGTGACGAGGTGTTCCGCGACCCCATCCGCGACTTCGTGGAGCGGCTGCGCGCTGCCGGGGTGCCCTACCAGGCGCACGAGGTGGAGCACATGTTCCACGTGTTCCCGTTCCTGCTGCCCTGGGCCTACGAGAGCCGCGAGGTGTACCGACAGGTGGGGGACTTCCTCGCGATGGTGTCCCAGACCGCGCCGCACCGGACCGCCGAGCCGCTGGTGAACACCCCGCCCGTGGCGGCCACCACCAAGCCGGCCCGACGACGCCGCGCGGGGTCGGCCAGCCCGACGGCCTGATCCCGTCCCGGCCGTGCCGCACCCGTAGGTGCTGGTCAGGACGCTGCCGTCCGGTGACCCTGTGCACCCCCTCGTGACAGCAGCCGGGTGGCGAGGTGCATCCTGGAGCCACTGGTCGTTGTCTGCGGCAACTGTCTGCCCGGCATCAGCGCGAGGTGAGTTGCCGGGTCGAGCCGAGGGAGCAGCGCAGCATGGTGATGGGAGCACGGGTCGGCGTGGCGGTGGCGAGTGCGCCCATCGCCGTGGTGGACGTCGTCGGGCTGGGCGGCACCTTCGCCGCGGCGCTGGCGCGGACCGCGCTGCGCGCCCCGTGGCGGGGCAACGCCTCGGTGGTGCGCAACGTCGCGGTGTCCACCACGCGGGAGTGCGTGCGCTCGCTGATCGGCTACATGACCTCCCTGCCCATCGACGAGTTCCGCGCCCTGGAGCGCGTGCTGGACGGGGTCAGCGGGGTCGCGCTGCCGCCGTTCGTGCGGGCCCAGGGAGTGCGCATGGAGGCCGTCGCCGTCGCCGACGTGCCCGGGCTGTGGTTCCGCGCCCCGGACACCGAGCCGGTCGGGACCATCGTCTACCTGCACGGTGGGGGCTACATCGGCACCTCGCCCACCATGTACGCGGTGTTCATGGCCTACCTGGCCCGCACCAGCCGTTGCGACGTCTTCGTGCCCGACTACCGCCTCGCGCCGGAGTATCCCTACCCCGCGGCCACCGAGGACGTCGTCGCGGTGATCGGCGAGCTGCTGGCGGAGGGTGAGGTCTCCTCGGACCGGCTGTTCCTCGCCGGCGACTCCGGCGGCGGGGGACTGGCCGGCAGCGTGCTCAACGACCTGGTGCTGGACGAGCTGCCGCTGCCGGCCGGGGTGGTGCTGTTCTCGCCCGAGGTCAGCATGGTGCTCAACGAGCCCTCGGTGCAGGAGAACGCCGCCCTGGACGTGCTGCCCTGGAACGTGCCCACCAACCCCTACCTGCACGGGCACAACCCGGAGGACCCGTCGGTGTCGCTGCTGCACCAGGACCTGTCGCTGTGGCCGCCGACGTTCGTCTCCTACGGCAGTGACGAGATCTTCCGGGACGCCATCCGCAGCTTCGTGCAGCGGCTGGCCGAGCACGGCGTGCCGCACGAGGCGCACGAGGTGGCGGAGATGTTCCACGTCTTCCCGTTCCTGCTGCCCTGGGCGCAGGAGAGCCGCACGGTGTACCGGCAGGTGGGCAAGTTCATCGCGGGCGTGATGGCCGAGGAAGCGATCCACCCCGGGGTCGGCGCAGCCGTCAGCTAGCCCGCGGC is from Rhodococcus sp. X156 and encodes:
- a CDS encoding alpha/beta hydrolase fold domain-containing protein, with product MVMGARVGVAVASAPIAVVDVVGLGGTFAAALARTALRAPWRGNASVVRNVAVSTTRECVRSLIGYMTSLPIDEFRALERVLDGVSGVALPPFVRAQGVRMEAVAVADVPGLWFRAPDTEPVGTIVYLHGGGYIGTSPTMYAVFMAYLARTSRCDVFVPDYRLAPEYPYPAATEDVVAVIGELLAEGEVSSDRLFLAGDSGGGGLAGSVLNDLVLDELPLPAGVVLFSPEVSMVLNEPSVQENAALDVLPWNVPTNPYLHGHNPEDPSVSLLHQDLSLWPPTFVSYGSDEIFRDAIRSFVQRLAEHGVPHEAHEVAEMFHVFPFLLPWAQESRTVYRQVGKFIAGVMAEEAIHPGVGAAVS